The Thermococcus sp. genomic sequence GACGACCTTGAAGGACGTCACCGGCGACTTCACCAAGGGTCAGGTCAAGCTCTACTTCAAGATATATGATGTCAAGGGTCAGAACGCCTACACCAAGTTTAAGGGGCACACCCTCGCGAGGAGCTACATCCGCTCCCTCGTCAGGAGAAGGACCACGAGGATAGACGGCATATTCAACGTCACCACCAAGGACGGCTACAAGCTCCGCGTCATGGGCATGGTCATCGCCTACAGAAGGATACAGACCAGCCAAGAAAGGGCTATCCGCGAGATAATCAAGGAAATCATCTACAAGAAGGCCGGGGAGCTCAGCTACAAGGACTTCGTCCTTGAGGCAGTCAGTGGCAAGATGGGCGCGGAGATAGCCAAGGAAGCCAGGAAGGTATACCCGATCAAGAGGGCCGAGATAAGGAAGATAAAGGTCCTCGCCGAGCCGGAGGCCTGACGGCCTCTCAGTTCCTATTCTGTTGGAGTTTCCGTGGAGTTTTATAAACATGCAGAATCCAAAATTGATAACGCGTATCATGACGTGGGAACTCATCCCCCTCTGTCCATGTTATTGCAACACAAACTTGTTCAAATTAGTATAAAAAGGTTCATGGATGAGCATTACGTTTAGAAAGTCCGTTCCTCCCAACCCTCAAAAGCCTTCGCTTTTCATCGTCCGGTTCCGACGAAAGGGTTATTAAAACCGCCGTCGAGAAATTTTCGGTGATGCACATGGTGGTTAGCCTTGCAGGAAGGGATATGCTCTGCCTCCAGAACTACACGAGGGAGGAGATTGAGACCATCCTCAAAACGGCCGAGATGATGAAGGTATGGAACAAGATTGGAAATCCGCACCGCGTTCTTGAAGGGAAGACTCTCGGAATGATATTCCAGAAGCCGTCAACTAGGACTAGGGTCTCCTTTGAAGTTGGGATTTACCAGCTCGGCGGCCTTGGACTCTACTTCAGCGCCAACGACCTCCAGCTGAGGAGGGGGGAGACGATAGCGGACACCGCGCGCGTTCTGAGCAGATACGTTGACGGAATCGTCGCGAGGGTATACACCCACAAGGACGTTGAGGATCTAGCCAAGTATGGCAGCGTTCCGGTGATAAACGCCCTCAGCGACTTCAGCCACCCATGTCAGGCCCTCGCTGATTACCAGACAATACTCGAGAAGAAGGGCAGGATTGCCGGCATTAAAATCGCCTACGTAGGCGATGGTAACAACGTGGCACACTCACTCATGATAGCCGGAACTAAGCTCGGTGCAAACGTTGTCGTTGCCACACCGGAAGGCTACGAGCCGGACGAGAGGGTCATCAAGTGGGCGGAGGAAAACGCGGCCGAGAGTGGCGGAAGCTTTGAACTCCTCCACGATCCTGTTAAAGCTGTCAAGGATGCCGATGTCATATACACCGATGTCTGGGCCAGCATGGGACAGGAAGCAGAAGCCGAGGAGAGAAGGAAGATCTTTAGACCCTTCCAGGTCAACAGGGAACTCGTCAAGCACGCCAAGCCGGACTACATCTTCATGCACTGCCTCCCGGCCCACAGAGGTGAAGAGGTCACGGACGATGTGGTCGACAGCCCGAACAGCGTTGTTTTCGACGAGGCTGAGAACCGCCTACACGCTCAGAAAGCCCTGCTAGCGCTCGTTATGGGCGGGATAAAGGTTTGAGGATCTTTCCCCTTCACTTTGTTTTCCTTCCAACATCGGGCTTGATGTGAAAGCCTACTTTCATAGAGGGTCCGGTTTATGAAAGTCCATTTAAATTTTCACAAATCGGCCCTTTTGTGAAAGTAGGGTTTCACAGACAAAGAACCTTCTAAACCTCTCTCCCCCTCGTAACCATGCTCGAAAGGTTGTTTTTCTCAGCTGATTTAGCTCAAAACCCACGAACTACCAATAAGAACAACTCAGTTTAGATAGATACATGGCAAAGAGAGGCATCTACCTAACGCGGAAACCTCTATCATCTACCATGAATGAATAAAAAGAAAACTGGAGGTTTTACACAATTACAAGAATTGCAAAAGTTGCTGGTAGAGTGTTTTCATCTCCGAAGTAGAACCCATAAGTTTAGCTTTGGTCTTTCCCTGTATTTCGATTATGCCCCTCTTTCCTATGAGTCCCTCTTCTTTGTATTTGATACCCTCTACATCCGAGAGCTTAAACGTGACTACGTCATCACTCTTGAAAATAGCTCCCCTCCTAGCATATAGGATTATCCTTCTGTCTGTAACTATCACTTGATAGTTCTTTCCACCATACTGAACATTGTTTTTGCTCTGGAATTTAACTTCCTCTTTTGGAAGAAGATAGTCATCCAGCCCCACCATGGCAACCCCCCTTAAATACCTTTCGCTGTAGGTAAGTCAGAGAGTATCACGGCAACCCCCAGCAAATTGTTTTAAACCCCTCCCCAAACTCCCAACCATGCTCGAAAAGCTCTTCAGCCTCGGCTACTCCAGGACCTTCGCCGAAAGGTATTACCAGCTCTGGGGCGAGAGGGCATTAACCATAGCCAAAGCAATGGAAAAACCGCTACCGAGGTGCTTTCGCGCAAACACGCTCAGGATAGAGGTTTCAAAGCTCACAAAGCTCCTCAACAAGAAGGGCTTTCAATTTAAACGTGTTCCCTGGGCGAGGGAAGGCTTCTGTCTCACAAGGGAGCCTTTCTCGATAACCTCAACGCCCGAGTATCTCAGTGGCCTCCTCTACATCCAGGAGGCAAGCTCAATGTATCCCCCGGTTATCCTTGAGCCGAAGCCCGGCGAGACCGTTGCAGACATGGCGGCGGCACCAGGCGGGAAGACGAGCTACCTCGCCCAGCTGATGGAGAACGGGGGCATTATTTATGCCTTCGACGTTGGCGAGGAACGCTTAAAGGAAACTCGCCTTAACCTCTCCCGCCTTGGCGTTACGAACACCGTTCTAATTCATGACTCATCCCTCCACATAGATGAGCTCGGTGTTGAGTTCGACGGGATACTCCTCGATGCGCCGTGCACCGGTTCTGGAACGATACACAAGAATCCGGAGAGGAAAACCAGCAGAACGATGGATGATGTCAAGTTCTGCCAAGGTTTACAGATAAAGCTCATTGAGAAAGGCTTAAGTGTCCTCAAGAAGGGCGGAATCCTCGTCTATTCCACCTGCTCCCTCGAGCCCGAGGAGAACGAGTTCGTAGTCCAGTGGGTCATTGACAACTTTGAGGTGGAGCTGCTCCCTCTCCGCTACGGCGAGCCTGCCCTTATCAAGCCCTTTGGAATCGAACTAAGTGAAGAGGTAGGGAACGCAAGGCGCTTCTACCCGGACCGGCACGGCACGAGCGGCTTTTTTGTAGCGAAGATTCGGAAGACCTAACCCTCCTTGGGAACGAGCCTCCTCTCCGTTTCCTCCAGCCTTCTCAAAACGTCCTCACTTAAGTGCTTCTCAAGTTCCTCCCTCGCAGCCTTGGCAAGGTCGAACTTTGACTTGTACTTTCCCAGCTCGACCCAGTCTATCTTCTTCCCGCCGACGAAGACGTCTATGTCGCACAGACGCTTGTATCCGACGTATTCAATGCCTTTCAGTAGGAACTTCACGCGCTCGGGCTTCTCCCACGTTAAGAGCTTGAGCTTGTAGACCGGGACGCGCATGAAGGGTCTTGGATAGTCCCAGTCCCAGCCCTCTCCAACGATGAAGCCGAGGTCAAGGTCCTCAATTACCGTCATCAGCCGCTCTATGTTCTCCTCGTAGCGCTTTTCAATATCGTAAACCTTTATCGTCAGTTCGTTCCATTCCGGTAGGAGCTTGAAGAGCATGGCCGGTAGGTCGATGAGAAGCTCTCTGTAGACGTCCAAGAAGTACCTCCTGACGAGGACTGCCCCCTCAATGTCCTCTGGGCCTATTGGGGAGTTCAACTTCTTTCTGGTCAGGGATACAACGGTGTCCCCGGCTTTCCCCACTTTTAGAGCGTCCATCTGCCCCATTACCTGGCCGCCGAATCTATCCGCAATCAGCTTTAGTGCGTCTTCGACCTTTTCAGGGACATGGAGCAGGATTATCGTGCTCTCCGCTTTGACCCTCTCAATTGGGAGTTTTTTGTTCACAATCTCTGACATAACAACCTTCGCGTCCTTGCATATCAAGAAGCCCGTATTGGAGGGCACGGTCGTCTCGCTCAGAGGCGTAACGAAGAGGACTGTCTCGAACTCATTGCTAAGCCTTATAGCTTCATTAGTGGAAATCTCCTCCACGTTAAAGGCTTCTTCGATGCCTTTTTTTATCGCTTCCACGTCCCCCATCAGGAAGACCATGGAAGGTCCAAAACGAATCAGTCTCATCACAGACCCCTCCAAAGTTTGTATCCCCTCATTGTGTCGGTTCCAACCGGATAACCAACCCTAACAACCCTACCACTCGGCAGAAAGACGAAGTTAACACCGAGAACTGCATTCAACCCGTTGGGAATCTCCTTGAAGTTATGGCCGTAGAGCCTGAAGTCCACCTTCAGACCTCTCACTTCCTTCCAAGTGTGCCCGAGGGCGAACCTCCTGCCACCTATCTCAACGACTGTTCCCGGCTCCACAACGGAATCTCCAAAGAACTCCCGCAGGAGTTTGGGGTCATCCTCGTTTCCAGGGACGATAAAAAGCCTTGCTCTAGAATTTTTTAGAATCTTGGCAAGCCTCCTAAGTCCCGAGAGGTAGAGTGGGCTTAAATCAGACCGCCTTTCCAGCTTCACGTTGTCAACTAGGTCACCGGTGTGGACTATAAAGTCCGGCCGATATCTGTCTATAAGCCCCTCCAAGAAGCCATAAACGCTCTCCGGTGTATCCCCTATATGCATGAGGAGCTCTTCGTTCAAGGACTCGCGGAGCTCTCTGAGCTTTCTCCTTCGAAGGAAACCGAGCATGGAACCCACTAGGTTATCTTGGTAAAAGGTGTATATTACCTTTGGCATGGGAGCGCTTAAAAGGCCTTACACCTAATCACTTCGGTGTTGGCGATGAAGGTTCTCGTTCTCGGTGCCGGAAACGTTGGGAGGGCTGTGGCGTGGGATTTGAAGGACGAGTTTGAGGTCTACGTCGGCGACGTCAGCGAAGAAAGGTTGAAGGTCGTTTCTGAGTTTGCCACACCGGTTAGGGTGGACGCGTCCAACTTTGACGAACTCATTGAGGTCATGACGGGTTTTGAGATGGTCGTGGGGGCACTGCCCGGCAGGTTCGGCTACCAAGTGGTCAAGGCGGCGATAAAGGCGGGGGTGGATATGGTCGACGTATCCTTCATGCCCGAGAATCCCCTTGAGCTTCGCGAGGAAGCAGAAAAAGCACAGGTAACCGTTATTTTCGACGCCGGCTTTGCCCCTGGGCTGAGCCACATCCTCATGGGTAGAATCTGGAATGAGCTTGACACGATGGCCTTGGGCAGGATTTACGTCGGGGGCCTGCCGAAGGAACCCAAGCCGCCACTTTATTACAGAATTACATGGTCACCTAAAGACCTAATTGAAGAGTACATCAGACCCGCGAGGGCAATACTGAACGGTGAAATCAAAACCGTTGATCCTCTGGAGAGTATAGAAAGAGTTGAAATCAGAGGCTTTGAGTTCGAAGCCTTCCTGAGTGATGGTCTCAGAAGCTTGCTGGAGAGTGTCAGGGCTGATACACTGGAGGAATGGACACTTCGCTGGCCCGGGCACCTTGAGAAGATGAGGGTTCTAAGGGAACTCGGCTTCTTCAAGCCAGAGCACGTGGACAATACTCTCGAGGTGGTAACCCCACTGATGACCTACGACAGCCCAGACTTTTCGATAATGCAGGTCTTTGGAAGGGGAACCATCGATGGGAAACCAAGGGAGGTAGGTTATCTACTCTACGACGAAGAGAGGGACGGTCTCACTTCAATGGCGCGCGTCACAGGATTCACGGCGGCGATAGTGGCGAGGCTTGTGGCGGAGCAGACCTGCATATACGGCGTCATACCTCCGGAGATACTGGGCATGAGGATAGATACCTTCACAAGGATAAGCGACGAGCTGGCCGACAGGGGAATAAAGATAGAGGGGTGGGAGAATGCTCCATCTGGTGATAGCTGATGCGGAGCTTGAGACCATTCCTCCTGAGATAGCTGATCATCCCGCAGTTATCAACTACGCGAGACGGAGGAAGAAGAAGCCGGAGGAGATGCTCCTCGACAGCACCTACCACCATGCGGCTCTCAAAAGGCTCCAGGATGGGGAGAGGCGTGGGCGACCCGACATAGTTCATCTCTGCCTTCTGAACGCACTGGAGAGCATAGCTAACAAAGAAGGCCTGCTCCGGGTATATGTTCACACGAGAAACAATGGGGTAATATACGTTAAACCTGAGACGCGGCTTCCAAGGAATTACAACCGCTTCGTTGGCCTTATGGAGAGCCTCTTCCAGAACAGGGCTGTGCCGAAGGACCTAAAGCTCCTGAGGCTCGAGGAGAAGGGCCTAGCCGAGCTCGTGGATGAAATTGGGCCTGATGGAGTTTTCGTAATGCATGAACTGGGGGAGCTCACCCGACCCATGGACCTCGGGAGGAGGCTGGTAGATCTCGAGAATTCAGTGGTGATAATCGGCGGCTTTCCGCATGGGGACTTCAAAAGTAGAGTACCATGGGAGAAAATAAGTATTTACAAGGAGCCATTGGTTGCTTGGGCAGTTGTTAACGAGATAACGGCAAGTTTTGAGCAATGGCTGACCTCCTTCCCGCCGTGAACGGCGAGGGTTCCAACGAGTTAACCCCCTGCCAAGTGCGGGGAGGTTTGAGGGGTCTCATTTAGACCCAAAATAAAGCGCGGGTCTTCGACCCCTCTGGCCGGGTCTTCGGCCAGTTACCCCTCCTCTGAGCGTAAAGACCGCTCAGATTTGGGGTTATGGTTTTCACAACCTTCTTCAAAATGTTAAAAGCACCAACAAGGTCAGCGTTAAACACAAGCCCCATTGCGGGACACTTAAACAAACCCCTAACAAGCCTCGCCCCATAGTGGGGCTTCCCGCAAACGGGACACGTCTTCGAAGTGAAAGCCTCATCCACAACCACAACCTCAACACCATACTCTTCCGAGACTTCCTTGAGACGCTTAATAACGTAATTTAACCGCCAGACGTGAGAGAGAATAAAATTCTGCTTTCTGCCCTTATCAGAGTTTCTCGCTATTCCTTTCGGATAACCCACGATAATCCTCGAAACTCCGAGACGGTAAAGTTTCTCCACAGTTTGTCTTACTGCCATGTTGATGTAGTACCTCGCTTGGAGTTTAGCCTTCTCGTGCAGTCTTCTGAGTTTCCTACTCGTTCTAACTCCGTTCTTGTTGAGTTTGGACTGGTAATCAGCGATAACCTTTCTAAAGTAGAAGGCAATGGCTTTTAACGGTCTCCCATTGACTAAGAAACTCTCACCGTTTTCCACGTAAACGGCCATTAAATTGTTTACTCCCAAGTCTATGCCCGCTGAAAAATCGCCCAATGGTTTCCTTGGAACTTCAACCCATTCACCATTGGTTAGCTTCTCCTTAACCGTGTATGAGATGTGGGCATACCATTTTCGCTTAACGTCGTCATAGGTTATTTCTAATCTTCCTTGCTTGCCTCTCAAGTGTATTCTGCCTTTAAACTGGACTTCAAGGCGTTTGAATTTTCCAAGGCCTTTGAGGATTAGCTTGTTGTTTTTGATTTCGTATTGGTCGTTCCTGAGGACGATTAAGGGTTTTCTCTTCCCATCGTCTTTCAAGTAGTTTGGTGGTTTTGGTTTGAGCCATTCTGGCAATTCTCCGTTTCTTTTGCTCCGAAGGAGGGAGAAGAATGAGCGCCATGCTTCAGTGTTTTTTCTGGCTATTTGCTGGACTGTTGCGGAGCCGATTTCCTTTTTGAATTCCTCATAGACTATCTTTTCGGTTTTGTTGAAGTCCACTGGTTTGCCCTCAAAGAATTCTTGTCGTCTTAGATAATTCACCCGGTTCCAGACTTTAGCCACGAGGTTGGCTAACTCGGAAAGGGTTTTTTCTTGGGTTTTTGAGGGTTGGAGTTTTACCGTCATTGTCCGCTTCATTTCAAAGTATGGTATTGTTCTTAGGCTTTAAAATGGTTTGCTTTTCCGCTTAATGGCTTATTGATTGGTTTACTGCACCCCCGCCCTAAAGGGCGAGGCTTTCGAAAGAGAAAAAGGTAATTTCTTAGGATCAACTTAGTCACACAATGCTTTTATATTTCTCATTCCTAAGAACACCACCCGAGTAATCACTAGGTGGTGAAAATGAGAAGGGTAAGCTTCCTTATGGCTTTTTTGATAACTGGGTACATCCTAGGCATTTGGAACTTCCTGATACTACCCAAGTATTACATAACGTTCGGCCTAAAGGGCTTTCTAATATCCCTCGTTCCATCGATTGTAGCCATATTCATCATATACAGCGAGGCTGAGAGCACCAAGCGGACGCGCTACCTTATACACGAACTCCTGTTCAAGGTCGCTAGGATTCCCGCTCTGACCTTCGTTCTGCTGATGTTTCTGATGATCATTCTTGGCATCACAACATACTACGCGTCCTACGGCCTCACCCTCATGCTGGGACTCAGTGGTTCCTATACCCCCGTTGTGGCGGTTGCAACGATTCTCCTCGTGATGCTCCTTCTCGTTATGGCCAAAGGACACACACTGGAGTTCATATCTGTCGTTTCGATCCTCTTCGTCCTCTTTGCAATCGCGGCTGTTTTCCTTGTCAGAGAACAGGCCCTCACCACGGTTACGTCCGAGCAGGCACTCCACTACATGCACGAGGCAGTATCGTCCATAACCTCCTTCAGTCAGCCTCTCAGCTTGAAGGGAATCCTATACCTTCTAATTTCGACGTTTGTCTCCTTTGGCCTCGGTGCAGGCGTTTACTACGTTATCGGAAGCTTCACACCGGAGGATCTCAATCTCAAAAAGGTTCTAGCGGGGGTTTTTATCCTCCAGATAATCCTGAGTTTTGCGGCCGCGTTTACTGTTGCTTACTCCATCGGCGTTGCCCATGAAGCTGTCCAGAGGGCATTCCACAGTCCGAACATCTCGGCGGAGGAAACGATACAGCTCTCCATCCTCTTCGGTGACCTCAAAGCATACACCACCAACAGCACCCAGAGTCCAATCCACTCGATAAACGTCTTCTATGCTATTCCACAGGTTCTCCACGGTAATGTCCACGGTGATGTAACCCTGATAGTCCTCCTAATGCTCTCACTTTACCTTGCGGGTCTAACGACAATAATCGTCCTCATGGAGATGGGCAACCAGATGCTCTCAGAGGTAGTGCAAATCGGCAGAACCCAGAGCCTCGGCTTTGTTTCTCTCTTTGGTATGGTGGTCTCGGGGGCGATGGCCATTAAGGACATCAGGGTGATGTTCCTCGTGGTTCCCTTTGCGGTGGGTGCCCTCGTTGCAGCCGCTGAGGCATATCCGTTGCTTTCCTCGGAGCTTGCCTACAGTAAGGCTGGGGTCTGGGTCTCGGTGATTATCCTCCTTGGAACTGGATTATTGACCCTTTACTATGCTTTCACCTCTCCTTCGGCGGCGGTAAAGGTCGGTGCCCTGCTCGGACTCGTCCTCTTCGTCCCACTGACCATGAATGGCATGCTACTTAAATCCCGTCGCTGATTTCCATCTTCAAAAATTTTTTAAAGACCCTTCCCAATCGGTCTTAGAACGCTTATAGGAGGTTTGAGAAATGGGAGACAAGACCAAGGTCCAGGTCAGCAAGCTCAAGCCGGGAAGGTACATCCTCATCGACGGCGAGCCGTGCAGAATAGGCAACATAACCGTTTCCTCACCTGGCAAGCATGGTTCGGCCAAGGCGAGGATTGAGGCAGTTGGAATCTTCGACAAGAAGGTCAGGAGTATTGTTAAGCCGACGAGCGCCGAGGTTGAGGTTCCGATCATTGACAAGAGAACGGCTCAGATTATAGCTATGACCCCGGACACAGTCCAGATTATGGACATGGAGACCTACGAGCTCTACGACGTGCCCCTTGAAGGTGGCGTCGCGGACGAGATCAAGGACCAGCTCAGGGAGGGCATAAACGTCGAG encodes the following:
- the argF gene encoding ornithine carbamoyltransferase, which translates into the protein MVVSLAGRDMLCLQNYTREEIETILKTAEMMKVWNKIGNPHRVLEGKTLGMIFQKPSTRTRVSFEVGIYQLGGLGLYFSANDLQLRRGETIADTARVLSRYVDGIVARVYTHKDVEDLAKYGSVPVINALSDFSHPCQALADYQTILEKKGRIAGIKIAYVGDGNNVAHSLMIAGTKLGANVVVATPEGYEPDERVIKWAEENAAESGGSFELLHDPVKAVKDADVIYTDVWASMGQEAEAEERRKIFRPFQVNRELVKHAKPDYIFMHCLPAHRGEEVTDDVVDSPNSVVFDEAENRLHAQKALLALVMGGIKV
- a CDS encoding RsmB/NOP family class I SAM-dependent RNA methyltransferase, which encodes MLEKLFSLGYSRTFAERYYQLWGERALTIAKAMEKPLPRCFRANTLRIEVSKLTKLLNKKGFQFKRVPWAREGFCLTREPFSITSTPEYLSGLLYIQEASSMYPPVILEPKPGETVADMAAAPGGKTSYLAQLMENGGIIYAFDVGEERLKETRLNLSRLGVTNTVLIHDSSLHIDELGVEFDGILLDAPCTGSGTIHKNPERKTSRTMDDVKFCQGLQIKLIEKGLSVLKKGGILVYSTCSLEPEENEFVVQWVIDNFEVELLPLRYGEPALIKPFGIELSEEVGNARRFYPDRHGTSGFFVAKIRKT
- a CDS encoding PH domain-containing protein, which encodes MGLDDYLLPKEEVKFQSKNNVQYGGKNYQVIVTDRRIILYARRGAIFKSDDVVTFKLSDVEGIKYKEEGLIGKRGIIEIQGKTKAKLMGSTSEMKTLYQQLLQFL
- a CDS encoding translation initiation factor IF-5A — protein: MGDKTKVQVSKLKPGRYILIDGEPCRIGNITVSSPGKHGSAKARIEAVGIFDKKVRSIVKPTSAEVEVPIIDKRTAQIIAMTPDTVQIMDMETYELYDVPLEGGVADEIKDQLREGINVEYWETLGRIKIMKLKGE
- a CDS encoding sodium-dependent transporter; protein product: MRRVSFLMAFLITGYILGIWNFLILPKYYITFGLKGFLISLVPSIVAIFIIYSEAESTKRTRYLIHELLFKVARIPALTFVLLMFLMIILGITTYYASYGLTLMLGLSGSYTPVVAVATILLVMLLLVMAKGHTLEFISVVSILFVLFAIAAVFLVREQALTTVTSEQALHYMHEAVSSITSFSQPLSLKGILYLLISTFVSFGLGAGVYYVIGSFTPEDLNLKKVLAGVFILQIILSFAAAFTVAYSIGVAHEAVQRAFHSPNISAEETIQLSILFGDLKAYTTNSTQSPIHSINVFYAIPQVLHGNVHGDVTLIVLLMLSLYLAGLTTIIVLMEMGNQMLSEVVQIGRTQSLGFVSLFGMVVSGAMAIKDIRVMFLVVPFAVGALVAAAEAYPLLSSELAYSKAGVWVSVIILLGTGLLTLYYAFTSPSAAVKVGALLGLVLFVPLTMNGMLLKSRR
- a CDS encoding 30S ribosomal protein S3ae yields the protein MAKGNPRKRAAATKDKWKSKEWYIVYAPDFFGSKEIGLTPADEPEKVTGRVIETTLKDVTGDFTKGQVKLYFKIYDVKGQNAYTKFKGHTLARSYIRSLVRRRTTRIDGIFNVTTKDGYKLRVMGMVIAYRRIQTSQERAIREIIKEIIYKKAGELSYKDFVLEAVSGKMGAEIAKEARKVYPIKRAEIRKIKVLAEPEA
- a CDS encoding metallophosphoesterase translates to MPKVIYTFYQDNLVGSMLGFLRRRKLRELRESLNEELLMHIGDTPESVYGFLEGLIDRYRPDFIVHTGDLVDNVKLERRSDLSPLYLSGLRRLAKILKNSRARLFIVPGNEDDPKLLREFFGDSVVEPGTVVEIGGRRFALGHTWKEVRGLKVDFRLYGHNFKEIPNGLNAVLGVNFVFLPSGRVVRVGYPVGTDTMRGYKLWRGL
- a CDS encoding 16S rRNA methyltransferase encodes the protein MLHLVIADAELETIPPEIADHPAVINYARRRKKKPEEMLLDSTYHHAALKRLQDGERRGRPDIVHLCLLNALESIANKEGLLRVYVHTRNNGVIYVKPETRLPRNYNRFVGLMESLFQNRAVPKDLKLLRLEEKGLAELVDEIGPDGVFVMHELGELTRPMDLGRRLVDLENSVVIIGGFPHGDFKSRVPWEKISIYKEPLVAWAVVNEITASFEQWLTSFPP
- a CDS encoding saccharopine dehydrogenase family protein → MKVLVLGAGNVGRAVAWDLKDEFEVYVGDVSEERLKVVSEFATPVRVDASNFDELIEVMTGFEMVVGALPGRFGYQVVKAAIKAGVDMVDVSFMPENPLELREEAEKAQVTVIFDAGFAPGLSHILMGRIWNELDTMALGRIYVGGLPKEPKPPLYYRITWSPKDLIEEYIRPARAILNGEIKTVDPLESIERVEIRGFEFEAFLSDGLRSLLESVRADTLEEWTLRWPGHLEKMRVLRELGFFKPEHVDNTLEVVTPLMTYDSPDFSIMQVFGRGTIDGKPREVGYLLYDEERDGLTSMARVTGFTAAIVARLVAEQTCIYGVIPPEILGMRIDTFTRISDELADRGIKIEGWENAPSGDS